One Pseudorhodoplanes sinuspersici DNA segment encodes these proteins:
- a CDS encoding thiolase family protein, with amino-acid sequence MSRTPGIGTTFTDAWLVEGVRTPFADYNGPLASVSPIDLGIKVGREVLKRAGAKAEDVGTVITGNMAQASFDAYMLPRHIGLYSGVPVETPAHHVQRVCGTGIEALSQASDAVSLGRTDLALCVGTESMSRNPVASYTSRGGFRMGQVEFKDFLWEALLDPAAKVTMGDTAENLARQYQITRSDVDAFAARSFDRALAAQQDGFLDGEIVPVTSETFELPGYESRGIRLSGKTPEVKADTHVRPSPAESLAKIKPAFGGVQTGGNSSAIVDGAAAALVANSDYLKKNGKTPLARILASAAVGVLPEIMGIGPVPAIKSVLERAGLKLSDIDRFEINEAFGAQVMACARELGIDEDKLNVNGGAIAIGHPLGATGVRLTTTLARELKRKGLRYGISSACIGGGQGIALLIENVEAVTA; translated from the coding sequence ATGAGCAGGACGCCCGGCATCGGCACGACCTTCACCGACGCATGGCTGGTTGAGGGCGTGCGCACGCCCTTCGCCGACTATAACGGCCCGCTTGCGTCCGTGTCGCCGATCGATCTCGGCATCAAGGTCGGCCGCGAAGTGCTCAAACGCGCGGGCGCGAAGGCGGAAGATGTCGGCACCGTCATCACCGGCAACATGGCGCAGGCGAGCTTCGACGCCTACATGCTGCCGCGCCATATCGGCCTTTATTCCGGCGTGCCGGTTGAGACGCCGGCGCATCATGTGCAGCGTGTCTGCGGCACCGGCATCGAGGCGCTGTCGCAGGCATCGGACGCGGTGTCGCTCGGCCGCACCGATCTTGCGCTGTGCGTCGGCACCGAATCGATGAGCCGCAATCCGGTCGCGTCCTACACGAGCCGCGGCGGCTTTCGCATGGGACAGGTCGAGTTCAAGGACTTCCTGTGGGAAGCGTTGCTCGATCCCGCCGCGAAGGTCACGATGGGCGACACCGCGGAAAACCTCGCGCGGCAATATCAGATCACCCGCAGCGACGTGGACGCTTTTGCCGCGCGCAGCTTCGATCGCGCACTGGCGGCGCAGCAGGACGGCTTCCTCGACGGCGAGATCGTGCCGGTGACGTCGGAGACGTTCGAACTGCCCGGCTATGAATCGCGCGGCATCAGGCTGTCCGGCAAAACGCCGGAGGTCAAAGCCGACACGCATGTGCGGCCATCACCCGCGGAGTCGCTGGCCAAGATCAAACCGGCCTTCGGCGGCGTGCAGACCGGCGGCAATTCGTCGGCGATCGTCGATGGCGCCGCGGCGGCACTCGTTGCCAACTCGGACTACCTGAAGAAAAACGGCAAGACGCCGCTGGCGCGCATCCTTGCGTCCGCCGCCGTCGGTGTGCTGCCGGAAATCATGGGCATCGGCCCGGTGCCGGCGATCAAGTCGGTGCTGGAGCGCGCGGGGCTCAAGCTCTCCGACATCGACCGATTCGAGATCAACGAAGCCTTCGGCGCGCAGGTGATGGCCTGCGCGCGCGAACTCGGCATCGACGAGGACAAGCTCAACGTCAATGGCGGCGCCATTGCCATCGGCCACCCGCTTGGCGCCACCGGCGTGCGGCTGACGACAACACTGGCGCGCGAACTCAAGCGCAAGGGTTTGCGCTACGGCATCTCCTCGGCCTGCATCGGCGGCGGTCAGGGCATCGCGCTGTTGATTGAGAATGTTGAGGCTGTGACGGCATAA
- a CDS encoding SDR family NAD(P)-dependent oxidoreductase has translation MDIKGQTAIITGGASGLGAATAEAFAKAGAKVALLDINVGVAEQLAAKLGGIAVKCDVTDEQSAADALAEVHKTYGVGRVLVNCAGIGPPKRIVGRDGPMPLADYKKVIEINLIGTFNMMRLFAAPLSKAEALAEGERGVIISTASVAAFEGQIGQAAYASSKGGVAALTMPAAREFAQFGIRVMAIAPGIFHTPMLSSLPEEAQKSLGASVPFPPRLGRPEEYAELALFIVQNGYLNGEVIRIDGALRMAPR, from the coding sequence ATGGACATCAAAGGACAGACCGCGATCATTACCGGCGGCGCATCGGGGCTCGGCGCCGCCACCGCGGAAGCCTTCGCAAAGGCCGGTGCGAAAGTCGCGCTGCTCGACATCAATGTCGGCGTGGCCGAGCAACTCGCCGCCAAGCTCGGCGGCATCGCGGTCAAATGCGACGTCACCGACGAGCAGAGTGCGGCGGACGCGCTGGCCGAGGTTCACAAGACATACGGCGTCGGCCGCGTGCTGGTGAATTGCGCCGGCATCGGACCGCCCAAGCGCATCGTCGGCCGCGACGGTCCGATGCCGCTCGCGGACTACAAGAAAGTGATCGAGATCAACCTGATCGGCACCTTCAACATGATGCGGCTGTTCGCGGCACCGCTCAGCAAAGCCGAAGCTTTGGCCGAAGGTGAGCGCGGCGTCATCATCTCGACCGCGTCGGTGGCAGCGTTCGAAGGGCAGATCGGCCAGGCTGCTTATGCCTCGTCGAAAGGCGGCGTTGCGGCGCTGACCATGCCGGCCGCGCGCGAGTTCGCGCAATTCGGCATTCGCGTGATGGCGATTGCGCCCGGCATCTTCCACACGCCGATGTTGTCGTCACTTCCCGAGGAGGCGCAGAAGAGCCTCGGCGCCTCGGTGCCGTTCCCGCCGCGATTGGGCCGGCCGGAGGAATATGCCGAGCTTGCTTTATTCATCGTGCAAAACGGCTATCTGAACGGCGAAGTCATCCGCATCGATGGCGCGCTGCGCATGGCGCCACGGTGA